The genomic DNA TTATAGCCCGTAGTCGCGTTCAACTTTGGCAATGCGTACTTTAAACTCGGCATACCAAGTATTGCGCCCCTGTATTTGAGCCTGTTGATGCTCTGCGTTTAACTTCCAGTTTTTTATCGCGTCTAGATCTGACCAATAGGAAACGCTAATGCCTGTTTCTTCTCTGGCCGATTCAAAACCTAAAAAGCCTGGTTGTTGTTCGGCCAGTTCTAGCATTCGCTTAGCGGCTTGCTGATAGCCTTGCTCTACCTCTGCTCGAACAGAAGTAAAAATAACCGCGTAATAGGGCGGCTTTGGGGTAGTGGCAATGCTTGACATGAGGGCTCCTTGAGCTGTTACTACTGCAAATAACAGGCAAAAGCTTAACCTAAGCGAGCGAAAGTTCAATTGAATTGTCTTCACTCAGAGCAACTGGCTTAGAGCGAGTCTTGAGCGGTTTATTCGCCGCTCAATAAGATGCAGCAAGCGCTGAACTGCGCTTGCTAGTGTGAGGTTTAGGCGCTTTCTAGCAGTTTATTCATGTCTTGTACTAGCTGGTTAAAGGCGACACGACTTTGCTGCTCAATGGCTGAAGCCAGAGGGATTTTTGCCGTCATTGGGTTCACCGCTCGACCGTTAATATGAAATTCATAATGCAGGTGAGGGCCAGTTGAACGACCGGTATTACCCGATTCTGCGATAACTTGTCCGCGGCTGACTCGCTGGCCTTTACGTACTTTAAAGCGGTTAAGATGTAAGTAACGAGTACGGTATTTACCGCCGTGTTGAATCACGATGTACTTACCCGCGTAAGGGTGGTTTTCAATACGAGTCACCACGCCATCGCCTGCTGCGAGTACCGGAGTGCCAATGGCTACCCCAAAGTCGGCACCGTTATGCGGTGAAATTCGCCCGGTTATTGGGTGTTTGCGGCGAGGATTAAACGAAGAGCTAACCCGGTGCGCGCCTTTTAATGGTACTCGCATAAAAGCACGCGCTAGGCTTTCACCTTGTTTGTCGTAATAGTTGCCGTTAGTAAATAAATAAGCGCTGTATTCTTTGCCTCGGTTAAATATACGCACTGCGCTGATTTCACTCTGACCGGTGAGTTCGCCATCGATGTATTGCCGATTTCTTACGATTTGAAATACATCGCCGGCTCTGAAGTCACGAGAAAAACGCAGTTTATCCTTAAACATTTGGGCGACTTGTTCGATTTCGTTGGCATTGAGGCCGGCTTTTTGCGCTGATAAGTAAAAGCTACCTTCAACACTGCCGCTAATGGCTTGCTTTTGCCATTGGCCTTCAATGTTAATGGTTTCGTATTCAAAACTGCTGGCGTCGATACGCTTAAAGATAATTTTCTGGGCCGGGTTAAAGGCTAGTTGCAGCGCTTGTAATTGGTTGTTATCGCGGTCAATGGTGAAGGTAAGCTCGTGACCAGGGCTTAAGGTATCGAGAGCCAAAACTGAAATATCGGCTTCTAACACCTGATACATGGTGGTTTGATCGATATTAAAATGGGTGAAAATTTTGCCTAAAGTATCGCCTCGTTTGATGGTGTAGTGCTGTTCACTGATACCTGTTGCCGCTGCAGGGCTGGCGGGATTAGGAGGGGCTGCTTGGGCATTGGTTTGGCTCAGCTGCTCCTGTCTAAAGTCTGACGCTTGAGGCTCTGAGTGAATATTCTGGGTTACGATGTCGATGGCTTGAGCGCTATGGCTGGCAATGTCGAAACTCAAGCCTTCGCTG from Agarivorans gilvus includes the following:
- a CDS encoding antibiotic biosynthesis monooxygenase family protein, whose amino-acid sequence is MSSIATTPKPPYYAVIFTSVRAEVEQGYQQAAKRMLELAEQQPGFLGFESAREETGISVSYWSDLDAIKNWKLNAEHQQAQIQGRNTWYAEFKVRIAKVERDYGL
- a CDS encoding peptidoglycan DD-metalloendopeptidase family protein, with translation MLNSKTRLFRRPSRLPNKHWQLILACGAVITIASIWPSSQQINNNGRQLIELPEESFPQSSEGLSFDIASHSAQAIDIVTQNIHSEPQASDFRQEQLSQTNAQAAPPNPASPAAATGISEQHYTIKRGDTLGKIFTHFNIDQTTMYQVLEADISVLALDTLSPGHELTFTIDRDNNQLQALQLAFNPAQKIIFKRIDASSFEYETINIEGQWQKQAISGSVEGSFYLSAQKAGLNANEIEQVAQMFKDKLRFSRDFRAGDVFQIVRNRQYIDGELTGQSEISAVRIFNRGKEYSAYLFTNGNYYDKQGESLARAFMRVPLKGAHRVSSSFNPRRKHPITGRISPHNGADFGVAIGTPVLAAGDGVVTRIENHPYAGKYIVIQHGGKYRTRYLHLNRFKVRKGQRVSRGQVIAESGNTGRSTGPHLHYEFHINGRAVNPMTAKIPLASAIEQQSRVAFNQLVQDMNKLLESA